The following proteins are co-located in the Pseudarthrobacter siccitolerans genome:
- a CDS encoding carbohydrate ABC transporter permease — MFRYTKLTLLREIGLWALALLFLTPFYFLVTTALKPDTELFTTSALAPPKSPDFSNFIDVLTATGNSNVVLGLINSVIITAGSIVGLIALGSITGYVISRSTRRWSKGAYYLFLVAIILPGQLGAVPLYMGARALGLTGSAWGLIVLYTGMLLPLSIFLYANFFRGLGTDYEEAATIDGASKSQIFSKVVFPMMAPATGTVTIFAGLIVWNDFFTSLIFLGGSANQTLPVAMYYYIGSLVSQWNSIFAIVIVSMVPILALFLFAQKRFIQGFSGGLKG, encoded by the coding sequence ATGTTCCGCTACACCAAACTCACCCTGCTCCGCGAAATCGGCCTGTGGGCCCTCGCCCTGCTGTTCCTCACGCCGTTCTACTTCCTGGTAACAACTGCCCTGAAGCCGGACACCGAGTTGTTCACCACCTCAGCCCTGGCCCCGCCAAAAAGTCCGGACTTCAGCAACTTCATCGACGTCCTCACCGCCACCGGCAACTCCAACGTGGTGCTGGGCCTGATCAACAGCGTCATCATCACCGCGGGAAGCATCGTGGGGCTCATCGCACTGGGTTCCATCACTGGGTACGTCATCTCCCGCAGCACCCGCCGCTGGAGCAAGGGCGCGTATTACCTCTTCCTGGTGGCCATCATCCTTCCAGGCCAACTCGGTGCCGTCCCGCTGTACATGGGGGCACGGGCTCTGGGACTCACCGGATCAGCGTGGGGCCTGATTGTCCTGTACACCGGCATGCTCCTGCCGCTCTCGATCTTCCTCTACGCAAACTTTTTCCGCGGCCTTGGCACGGACTATGAAGAGGCGGCCACCATCGACGGCGCCAGCAAGTCCCAGATCTTCTCCAAGGTGGTGTTCCCCATGATGGCTCCCGCCACGGGAACGGTCACCATCTTCGCCGGCCTCATCGTGTGGAACGACTTCTTCACGTCGCTGATCTTCCTGGGCGGCTCCGCCAACCAGACACTGCCGGTGGCCATGTACTACTACATCGGCTCCCTGGTTTCCCAGTGGAACTCGATCTTCGCCATTGTCATTGTGTCCATGGTCCCCATCCTTGCCCTGTTCCTGTTCGCACAGAAGCGCTTCATCCAGGGCTTCTCCGGCGGCCTGAAAGGCTGA
- a CDS encoding carbohydrate ABC transporter permease, whose translation MTATMQPKSEAAEAPRRGRRTPGAGRNARSRGRGLEFGHWWWALPGIALVFAIHYVATGIGGFFAFTNWTGIGSFKITGWANFEAIFKDPTKVGALSNTLFLAFGSVLLGNIAGLVIALGLNRVLKTRYILRTLFFMPVVLSPLATAYIWKYIFDFDGPLNAFLTAIGAGDQAKPWLADPQWAIWTVLVVLVWSSTGFAMVIFMAGLAGVPAEVEEAAAIDGANLWQRFRNVTLPAIRPAVAIATTLGIVQGLRVFDPIMALTGGGPAGATETLATQVYKQAFALGNFGGGAALALVLAAIILIFAVIQQRLTRSNPED comes from the coding sequence CAGAAGCACCCCGGCGAGGCAGGCGCACTCCGGGGGCGGGCCGGAACGCCCGCTCCCGGGGCCGCGGCCTGGAGTTCGGACACTGGTGGTGGGCCCTGCCCGGGATCGCCCTGGTGTTTGCCATCCACTATGTGGCAACTGGAATTGGCGGATTCTTCGCCTTTACCAACTGGACGGGCATCGGCTCGTTCAAGATCACGGGCTGGGCCAACTTTGAGGCCATCTTCAAGGACCCCACGAAAGTCGGAGCCCTCTCCAACACCCTCTTCCTGGCCTTTGGCTCGGTTCTCCTGGGCAACATCGCCGGACTGGTCATTGCGCTGGGCCTGAACCGCGTCCTCAAGACGCGCTACATCCTCCGGACCCTGTTCTTTATGCCGGTGGTGCTCAGCCCGCTTGCCACGGCCTACATCTGGAAATACATCTTCGACTTCGACGGTCCGCTCAATGCCTTCCTCACGGCAATAGGCGCAGGCGACCAGGCCAAGCCGTGGCTGGCCGACCCCCAGTGGGCCATCTGGACCGTCCTGGTGGTGCTGGTCTGGTCTTCCACCGGTTTTGCCATGGTTATTTTTATGGCCGGCCTGGCCGGCGTCCCCGCGGAAGTAGAGGAAGCAGCGGCCATTGACGGCGCCAACCTGTGGCAGCGGTTCCGGAACGTGACCCTGCCCGCCATCCGTCCCGCCGTTGCCATCGCCACCACACTGGGAATCGTCCAGGGACTGCGCGTCTTCGATCCCATCATGGCGCTCACCGGCGGCGGACCCGCTGGGGCAACCGAAACGCTGGCCACCCAGGTCTACAAGCAGGCGTTTGCACTCGGAAACTTCGGGGGCGGTGCCGCCCTGGCCCTGGTGCTCGCCGCCATCATCCTGATCTTCGCCGTAATCCAGCAGCGGCTGACGCGTTCGAACCCTGAGGACTAA
- a CDS encoding nuclear transport factor 2 family protein, producing the protein MTDNRAAFERFVEIFYTQKRVREAFEFLVADDYRQHNPTIGDGPEEAIRMLTPKFEGSPDSRFEVQRILVDGDLAMVHVRASGPGRPDAAVADIYRFEGGRIVEHWDVLQPVPDRPVHDHPMF; encoded by the coding sequence ATGACTGACAACCGCGCGGCGTTCGAACGCTTCGTGGAGATCTTCTACACCCAAAAACGGGTGCGGGAAGCCTTCGAATTCCTCGTCGCGGACGATTACCGCCAACACAATCCCACGATCGGCGACGGCCCCGAAGAGGCTATCCGGATGCTGACGCCCAAGTTCGAGGGTTCCCCCGACTCGCGCTTCGAGGTCCAGCGGATCCTGGTTGACGGGGACCTGGCCATGGTCCATGTACGTGCTTCGGGCCCGGGCCGCCCGGATGCGGCCGTCGCCGACATCTACCGCTTCGAAGGCGGCCGGATCGTGGAGCACTGGGACGTGCTCCAGCCGGTCCCGGACCGGCCTGTCCACGACCACCCCATGTTTTAG